A stretch of Henckelia pumila isolate YLH828 chromosome 4, ASM3356847v2, whole genome shotgun sequence DNA encodes these proteins:
- the LOC140862673 gene encoding uncharacterized protein — MVLQSAAKDWLYYLPSGSITTWTEMKRIFLEKYFPASRAANIRKEICGIKQYSGESLHENMLDAASGGVFVDKTLVQARNLIENMAVNPQQFGTVRSDPTPGRNTEETRASIQQLNTQMGQLATAVNRLEALNSNSLPSQIVVNLRENVSAITLRSGKELKVNEEVVKEPVQNKDEQESKVEEDDTIQEAPRGKFPPFSEYKPVAPFPLALKESRKDDEIKGLYEVFRRCERKQKLKGCQKVELREQVSAVIQRKVPTKCKNPGPLTETGIVIQMADKSTIFPRGVLEDILVQVDNLVFPADFYVLDMKNNDLNSPILLGRLFLKTSKFVIDVNNGTLTMEFDKEVVKFHIFDTLQIPDCESVVNNLDVINNLSQEHKKVVNGNKVKKVIARPMENFTTESVRSELQAPKKSKKKKQRPKIFTKLRKNRMPPPPQSKFQYDSSVMLSGVEEDSANT; from the exons atggtcttgcag agtgctgctaaggattggctgtaTTACTTGCCCTCTGGTTCCATCACGACGTGGACGGAAATGAAAAGAATCTTTCTGGAGAAATATTtcccagcctctagagctgcgaacatccgAAAGGAAATCTgtggaatcaagcaatactccggAGAGTCACTACATGA GAATATGCTggatgcggccagtggaggagtttttgtggacaaaactctAGTCCAAGCAAGGAATCTGATAGAGAACATGGCCGTCAATCCTCAACAATTTGGAACCGTCAGGAGTGATCCAACACCCGGAAGGAATACTGAG gaaactcgagcaagtatccaacagTTGAACACTCAAATGGGGCAGTTGGCAACCGCAGTGAACAGGTTGGAGGCACTGAATTCGAACAGCTTACCATCACAGATTGTGGTGAATCTGAGGGAGAATGTGAGTGCAATCaccttgaggagtggaaaggagTTGAAGGTTAATGAAGAAGTGGTGAAAGAACCAGTACAGAACAAAGATGAGCAGGAATCCAAGGTAGAGGAGGACGACACAATTCAGGAAGCACCTAGAGGTAAGTTCCCTCCTTTTTCCGAGTATAAACctgtagccccttttcccttagcattgaAAGAGTCTAGGAAAGATGATGAAATTAAGGGGTTGTATGAAGTGTTTCGTAGATGCGAG AGAAAACAAAAGTTAAAGGGATGTCAGAAAGTTGAATTGAGAGAACAGGTCTCTGCCGTAATTCAAAGAAAGGTACCTACAAAATGCAAGAATCCAG GGCCTTTGACTGaaactggaattgttattcaAATGGCTGATAAATCTACAATTTTTCCAAGAGGAGTGCTAGAAGATATTCTTGTGCAAGTTGACAATTTGGTCTTTCCTGCTGATTTCTATgtgcttgatatgaaaaataatgatttgaatagtccaATTTTACTAGGAAGactatttttgaaaacttcaaaatttgttatagatgtgaaCAATGGCACTCTCACTATGGAGTTTGATAAGGAGGTTGTtaagtttcatatttttgataccctgcAAATTCCTGattgtgaaagtgttgttaataatCTTGATGTCATTAATAACTTGTCGCAAGAACACAAGAAGGTTGTGAATGGGAATAAAGTTAAGAAGGTTATTGCAAGACCTATGGAGAATTTTACTACTGAAAGTGTTCGTTCTGAACTGCAGGCACCCAAGAAATCCAAGAAGAAGAAGCAAAGACCAAAAATCTTTACAAAACTGCGcaa aAACCGAATGCCGCCACCTCCGCAGTCAAAGTTTCAATATGATTCTTCCGTGATGCTATCAGGCGTTGAAGAGGACAGTGCCAAcacttaa